A genomic region of Azoarcus sp. KH32C contains the following coding sequences:
- a CDS encoding DUF1302 family protein, which produces MDTKAFGFSRSSLWIAALLAPASAFAADWQFSGLVREEIAVRVGGEDNPANQQGNVFNGKSVPNTGLGPFLAPGVAPATLTRPGSLKDSNTFNMFATRVELAADGKLSESLAAHLKLRGFYDGVGQVDGAFKNENLFEQEFRGSRGGTPFEVARKDWMLDIPAAYLDYNDGPLWLRFGNQQIAWGESIFFRVLDVPNGIDLRRHSVLDVAAEEYSDKRVPSLALRGSFRVNNDWEVEGFTQRFQPTILPGDNSPYNTIPSQFVVQEKAGYDAVKDDWTFGGRVRGKVGDFGIQLMAVNRRNPDGVVKWTDSRKGILSGTAFEAGTGQGVYSAAEWFHYASLVGLDGVGGLESALNEFPATLGLGSAAVAAGCGGTVSGGKISLPNKAAASCVLDTFFDPVVGLGNLKGHLAREYPRENVFGFSVNHVFEGEPDSFLDQLVGRFELSWTPDKKFTNPTLSRRLIEENETQFAFILEKYHKFSAEIPATYIVAQWLHKTASDLFGRHLSGLDNKPGERPKGLDSFNAVALAIQQPSKTLEWRGDLTVLTDLRGGWLIQPGVKWKPNKSFQLDLYGNIIRSDGGHDDFGANLESANEVFMRGTFYF; this is translated from the coding sequence ATGGACACCAAGGCATTCGGCTTCTCACGCAGCAGCCTGTGGATCGCTGCGCTTCTCGCCCCGGCGTCGGCCTTTGCGGCCGACTGGCAGTTCTCGGGCTTGGTCCGGGAGGAAATCGCAGTACGGGTGGGGGGCGAGGACAATCCGGCCAACCAGCAGGGCAACGTCTTCAACGGCAAATCCGTGCCGAACACCGGCCTCGGCCCCTTCTTGGCGCCGGGCGTCGCGCCCGCGACGCTGACCCGGCCGGGGTCGTTGAAGGATTCCAACACCTTCAACATGTTCGCGACCCGCGTCGAACTCGCGGCAGACGGCAAGCTGAGCGAGTCGCTGGCAGCCCACCTGAAATTGCGTGGCTTCTATGACGGCGTCGGCCAGGTCGACGGGGCCTTCAAGAACGAGAACCTGTTCGAGCAGGAATTCCGTGGCAGCCGCGGCGGCACCCCGTTCGAGGTCGCGCGCAAGGACTGGATGCTGGACATCCCGGCTGCCTATCTCGACTACAACGACGGTCCGCTGTGGCTGCGCTTCGGCAATCAGCAGATCGCCTGGGGCGAATCGATCTTCTTCCGCGTGCTCGACGTGCCCAACGGCATCGATCTCCGCCGCCATTCGGTGCTCGACGTGGCCGCCGAGGAGTACTCGGACAAGCGCGTGCCCTCGCTCGCGCTGCGTGGCAGCTTCCGCGTGAACAACGACTGGGAGGTCGAAGGCTTCACGCAGCGCTTCCAGCCCACGATCCTGCCCGGCGACAACTCGCCGTACAACACCATTCCGTCGCAATTCGTCGTGCAGGAGAAAGCGGGTTACGACGCGGTCAAGGACGACTGGACCTTCGGCGGGCGCGTGCGCGGCAAAGTGGGCGACTTCGGCATCCAGCTGATGGCGGTCAATCGCCGCAATCCGGATGGCGTCGTGAAGTGGACCGACTCCCGCAAGGGCATCCTCTCCGGCACGGCCTTCGAGGCGGGCACGGGGCAGGGCGTCTATAGCGCGGCGGAGTGGTTCCACTATGCCAGCCTCGTGGGCCTGGACGGGGTGGGCGGACTGGAAAGCGCGCTAAACGAATTCCCCGCGACGCTAGGCCTCGGTTCGGCCGCCGTGGCGGCGGGCTGCGGGGGCACCGTGAGCGGCGGGAAAATCTCGCTGCCCAACAAGGCCGCGGCGTCCTGCGTGCTCGATACCTTCTTCGATCCGGTCGTCGGGCTCGGCAACCTGAAGGGACACCTCGCGCGCGAATATCCGCGCGAGAACGTGTTCGGCTTCAGCGTGAACCACGTCTTCGAAGGCGAGCCCGATTCCTTCCTCGACCAATTGGTGGGCCGTTTTGAACTGTCCTGGACGCCGGACAAGAAGTTCACCAACCCGACGCTGTCGCGCCGGCTGATCGAGGAAAACGAGACCCAGTTCGCCTTCATCCTCGAGAAGTACCACAAGTTCAGTGCCGAAATCCCCGCCACCTACATCGTCGCGCAATGGCTGCACAAGACCGCGAGCGATCTCTTCGGGCGGCACCTCTCCGGCCTCGACAACAAGCCCGGCGAGCGGCCGAAGGGGCTCGACAGCTTCAACGCCGTCGCGCTGGCAATCCAGCAACCCTCGAAGACCCTCGAATGGCGCGGCGACCTTACCGTGCTGACCGACCTGCGCGGTGGCTGGCTGATCCAGCCCGGGGTCAAGTGGAAGCCGAACAAGTCCTTCCAGCTCGATCTCTACGGAAACATCATCCGCAGCGACGGCGGTCACGACGACTTCGGCGCGAACCTGGAGTCCGCCAACGAAGTATTCATGCGCGGCACCTTCTACTTCTGA
- a CDS encoding NmrA family NAD(P)-binding protein has product MSRKTVTVFAATGSAGSACVEELLRQDVFDVQVLARAGGLQEKSSSGLLNSVDTKQQRWDDWRRRGVVVKQADVTDHASLIPALDGTDYLVSCVPLFATESQYPLIWAAKEAGVERFVPSEFGFIYEWEQFWPTDNAHKTAARQKAFIRRVIELAGLDFTIIPAGLWIEYFMPEPVAVMGDGNTKISWSTARDVGRIIPHVLAHPASRNAVCPVAATAYLTWNELLDARERILGRKVERMYLGHEDWRKAYDEAPDGPMKAIVGIGVSATECPEGMPLWAHWNAMHLPEFKGTPLEQLFPEYIEPRVRELQAALGAA; this is encoded by the coding sequence ATGAGCAGAAAGACCGTCACCGTCTTTGCGGCCACCGGTAGTGCCGGGTCGGCCTGTGTTGAGGAGTTGCTGCGCCAGGACGTATTCGACGTCCAGGTGCTTGCGAGGGCAGGGGGGCTGCAGGAAAAGTCCTCCTCCGGCCTCCTCAATTCCGTCGATACGAAGCAGCAGCGCTGGGACGACTGGCGCCGGCGCGGCGTGGTCGTCAAGCAGGCGGACGTCACCGATCACGCCTCGCTGATCCCCGCGCTCGATGGCACCGACTACCTGGTGTCCTGCGTTCCGCTGTTCGCGACCGAGTCGCAATACCCCTTGATCTGGGCCGCGAAGGAGGCCGGCGTGGAGCGCTTCGTGCCCTCCGAATTCGGCTTCATCTACGAGTGGGAACAGTTCTGGCCGACCGACAACGCGCACAAGACCGCCGCCCGCCAGAAGGCCTTTATCCGTCGCGTGATCGAGCTGGCCGGGCTGGATTTCACGATCATCCCGGCCGGGCTGTGGATCGAGTATTTCATGCCCGAACCGGTCGCGGTGATGGGCGACGGTAACACGAAGATTTCCTGGTCAACGGCGCGCGACGTGGGTCGCATCATCCCCCACGTGCTCGCCCACCCGGCCTCGCGCAACGCGGTCTGCCCGGTGGCCGCCACGGCCTACCTCACCTGGAACGAGCTGCTCGACGCGCGCGAGCGCATCCTCGGTCGCAAGGTCGAGCGCATGTACCTGGGTCACGAGGACTGGCGCAAGGCCTATGACGAAGCCCCCGATGGCCCGATGAAGGCCATCGTCGGCATCGGCGTGTCCGCCACCGAGTGTCCGGAAGGCATGCCCTTGTGGGCGCATTGGAACGCCATGCATCTGCCCGAGTTCAAGGGCACGCCGCTGGAGCAGCTCTTCCCGGAATACATCGAGCCCCGCGTCAGGGAACTGCAGGCCGCGCTCGGCGCCGCCTGA
- a CDS encoding LysR family substrate-binding domain-containing protein, whose translation MPPLAATARIRLASLADESFVMFSRHVSPQYFDSLISACRASGFSPRILNEVRSVASQIAFVGCGQGIAPVPSTLRNIAPDSVVVRPLKENVSVVTTAVAWSTARENPLLHAVIATISASIAPSRTRRRKIQASES comes from the coding sequence ATCCCCCCCCTCGCAGCGACGGCCCGCATCCGCCTCGCATCGCTCGCCGACGAGAGCTTCGTCATGTTCTCCCGTCACGTCAGCCCGCAGTACTTCGACAGCCTCATCAGTGCCTGCCGAGCCAGCGGCTTTTCCCCGAGAATCCTCAACGAAGTCCGCTCCGTCGCCTCCCAAATTGCCTTCGTTGGCTGCGGCCAAGGCATCGCCCCGGTGCCCTCGACGCTCAGGAACATCGCACCGGACAGCGTGGTCGTCCGTCCGCTGAAGGAAAACGTCAGCGTGGTAACAACTGCAGTGGCATGGAGTACGGCGCGGGAGAATCCGCTTCTCCACGCCGTAATCGCCACCATCTCGGCGAGCATTGCTCCGTCGAGAACGCGGAGGAGGAAGATCCAAGCATCGGAAAGCTGA
- a CDS encoding MFS transporter: MSRLPEPGLIRRVVLPDGVREDVLPLLVGRAMRAFADGYIAVLLPAYLLALGLGTWAVGLIASATLFGSAAATLAVGAWGHRLHHRRLLSGAAVLMTCTGFLFAAASGFWPLLVIAFVGTLNPSSGDVSVFLPLEHARLAEAAKPEARTALFARYSLLGSLFAAAGALAAALPDLIVAGAGISRVDALRAMFVLYGAVGCAVWLLYRRLPAPHPEETRAAVPLGPSRGIVVRLAALFSVDSFAGGLAVNSLLALWLFQRFDLSLAAAGAFFFWSGLCSAASQLAAPRLAKRIGLLNTMVFTHIPASVCLIAAAFVPKLEIALGLMIVRSLLSQMDVPARGAFVMAVVTPGERAAAASFTAVPRSLASAAGPTLGGAMFAAGWLAAPLVACGALKIAYDLTLWRAFRATAAGRE; encoded by the coding sequence GTGTCGCGACTTCCTGAGCCCGGCCTGATCCGGCGTGTCGTCCTTCCCGACGGCGTCCGCGAAGACGTCCTCCCGCTGCTCGTCGGCCGCGCCATGCGGGCTTTCGCCGACGGCTATATCGCGGTGCTGCTCCCCGCCTATCTTCTCGCGCTGGGGCTGGGTACTTGGGCAGTGGGGCTGATCGCGTCGGCCACGCTTTTCGGTTCCGCGGCGGCGACGCTCGCGGTCGGCGCGTGGGGGCATCGTCTTCATCACCGACGGCTGCTATCCGGTGCCGCGGTGCTGATGACGTGCACGGGATTCCTGTTCGCCGCCGCGTCCGGCTTCTGGCCGTTGCTGGTCATCGCTTTCGTCGGCACGCTGAACCCGAGCTCCGGCGACGTCAGCGTGTTTCTGCCGCTGGAACATGCCCGGCTCGCCGAAGCGGCCAAGCCCGAGGCCCGCACTGCGCTCTTTGCCCGCTACAGCCTGCTCGGTTCCCTGTTCGCTGCAGCGGGGGCCTTGGCCGCAGCGCTGCCGGACCTGATCGTGGCGGGGGCCGGAATATCGCGCGTGGATGCGCTGCGCGCCATGTTCGTCCTCTACGGCGCCGTCGGCTGTGCCGTCTGGCTGCTCTACCGCCGCCTGCCGGCACCGCATCCCGAGGAAACGCGTGCCGCCGTTCCGCTCGGGCCGTCGCGCGGGATCGTCGTCCGTCTCGCGGCGCTGTTCTCGGTCGACTCCTTCGCCGGCGGACTGGCGGTGAATTCGCTGCTGGCGCTCTGGCTGTTCCAGCGCTTCGATCTGTCGCTGGCCGCAGCCGGCGCGTTCTTCTTCTGGTCGGGGCTATGCTCCGCGGCGTCCCAATTGGCCGCGCCGCGGCTCGCCAAGCGGATCGGCCTGCTCAATACGATGGTGTTCACGCACATCCCGGCAAGTGTCTGCCTGATCGCCGCGGCCTTCGTGCCGAAGCTGGAGATTGCGCTGGGGCTGATGATCGTGCGCTCGCTCCTGTCGCAGATGGACGTGCCTGCGCGCGGCGCTTTCGTGATGGCGGTCGTGACACCGGGCGAGCGCGCCGCTGCGGCCAGCTTCACCGCGGTGCCGCGCAGCCTCGCCTCCGCTGCCGGCCCGACGCTCGGCGGGGCGATGTTCGCCGCAGGGTGGCTCGCAGCGCCGCTGGTGGCCTGCGGCGCGCTGAAAATCGCATACGACCTGACGCTGTGGCGGGCGTTCCGGGCGACGGCGGCCGGTCGGGAATAG
- a CDS encoding LysR family transcriptional regulator, translating to MLTFKQLEAIYWVVQLGGFSQAAQKLHTTQSAVSKRVQELESLFETPLFDRSLRAARLTEKGEEMFLLAKKLLEQRDAAVDQFSRGAVVERRIRIGVTELTALTWLPRLVNAINTFYPKVTVEPDVDLSVSLRDKLLADEIDLMIAPSAVNDTRFSSVPVGKVENVWMAKPGMIESRRPLRLHELAAHRLLTQGDKSGTGLLYERWFKGLGVKPSNTLTSNNLIALIGFTLSGLGISYLPLKCMEPMIQAGKLEVVKVNPALPKTEYLAMYKGEQRSTVVSSIVMLAQESCDFTRMFDTGPIVR from the coding sequence ATGCTGACCTTCAAGCAACTCGAAGCGATCTACTGGGTCGTGCAGCTCGGCGGCTTCTCGCAAGCGGCCCAGAAGCTGCACACGACGCAATCGGCCGTCTCCAAGCGAGTGCAGGAACTGGAGTCCTTGTTCGAAACGCCGCTCTTCGACCGCTCGCTGCGTGCCGCTCGGCTCACGGAGAAGGGAGAGGAAATGTTCCTGTTGGCGAAGAAACTGCTCGAGCAGCGTGATGCCGCGGTCGATCAGTTCAGTCGCGGAGCGGTCGTCGAGCGGCGCATCCGCATCGGGGTCACCGAGCTGACCGCGCTGACCTGGCTGCCGCGTCTTGTAAACGCCATCAATACCTTCTATCCGAAGGTGACCGTGGAGCCCGACGTGGACTTGAGTGTGAGCCTGCGCGACAAGCTCCTCGCCGACGAGATCGACCTGATGATCGCGCCCAGCGCCGTCAACGACACGCGTTTCTCGTCTGTCCCGGTGGGAAAGGTGGAAAACGTCTGGATGGCCAAGCCGGGGATGATCGAATCGCGCCGACCCTTGCGCCTGCACGAACTCGCGGCCCATCGACTGCTGACGCAGGGTGACAAGTCCGGGACGGGCCTGCTCTACGAACGGTGGTTCAAGGGACTCGGGGTGAAGCCGTCCAACACATTGACCAGCAACAACCTGATCGCGTTGATCGGGTTCACCCTATCCGGCTTGGGGATCAGCTATCTGCCGTTGAAGTGCATGGAACCGATGATCCAGGCCGGCAAACTCGAGGTCGTGAAGGTAAATCCGGCACTGCCGAAGACCGAGTACCTTGCGATGTACAAGGGAGAGCAGCGCAGCACGGTGGTGTCCTCCATCGTGATGCTCGCGCAGGAGAGCTGCGACTTCACGAGAATGTTCGACACGGGGCCGATCGTCCGGTGA
- a CDS encoding ABC transporter substrate-binding protein has translation MRKALITTITAASLSFLSATASADQLADIKQKGTLVCGTLGTAEPFSFPNPQSREIQGYDVDFCNAVAKSLGVKLELKLIAVAARIPELQQGRVDVVAANLGWSPERAEQIAYSDAYYVSLQKVATKRADAMKTTTDLAGKRVSATKGSSSEQAVRKAIPTASTVTYQDPPAAFLALQQGKVDGFAVSELMLVKFKQQVEATTPIDILEPALMVEPWGIGLRKGEESLLKHVNGVLESLEKSGEASRIFDKWLGASTPYNMKRGFKIEAIKG, from the coding sequence ATGCGTAAAGCCCTCATCACGACCATCACGGCCGCCAGCCTTTCCTTCCTGTCGGCAACGGCCAGTGCCGATCAGCTGGCGGATATCAAGCAGAAAGGAACGCTGGTCTGCGGCACGCTGGGGACGGCCGAGCCCTTCAGCTTCCCCAATCCGCAGAGCCGCGAAATCCAGGGATACGACGTCGATTTCTGCAACGCCGTCGCCAAGAGCCTGGGCGTGAAGCTGGAGCTGAAGCTCATTGCCGTCGCCGCGCGCATTCCCGAATTGCAGCAGGGGCGCGTGGACGTCGTCGCCGCCAACCTCGGCTGGTCGCCCGAGCGGGCGGAGCAGATCGCCTACAGCGACGCCTACTACGTCAGCCTGCAGAAAGTGGCCACGAAGCGGGCCGACGCGATGAAGACGACGACCGATCTGGCCGGCAAGCGGGTCAGTGCAACCAAGGGTTCGTCGTCGGAGCAGGCCGTCCGTAAAGCCATCCCGACGGCCAGCACCGTGACCTACCAGGATCCGCCCGCCGCTTTCCTCGCCCTGCAACAGGGCAAGGTCGATGGCTTCGCGGTTTCCGAACTCATGCTGGTCAAGTTCAAGCAGCAAGTCGAAGCCACGACCCCGATCGACATCCTCGAACCCGCGTTGATGGTCGAACCCTGGGGCATCGGCCTGCGCAAGGGCGAAGAGAGCCTCCTCAAGCACGTCAATGGTGTCCTGGAATCGCTGGAGAAGTCCGGCGAGGCTTCCCGGATCTTTGACAAGTGGCTCGGTGCCAGTACTCCATACAACATGAAGCGCGGCTTCAAGATCGAAGCGATCAAGGGCTGA
- a CDS encoding amino acid ABC transporter permease produces MTNKLDFSILLKDEYLQLIANGLVTMFELTALAWVLAMAVGIVLALVRMTNSRAAQVAVAAYVEYHQNVPMLVQIFLWYFGIASMLPAETQQWVNRHGSEFLFAFIAVGLCMAAYMSEALRGGIRSIPKAQLEASRALGLTYLQAFRLVILPQALRAALPTLVSYTVLLFKNTSLAMAIGVAELTYATREIESQSFRTVEVYFFASLVYLAVSLLIMFAGSAFENRYRMKTR; encoded by the coding sequence ATGACCAACAAACTGGATTTCTCGATCCTGCTGAAGGACGAGTACCTGCAATTGATCGCCAACGGGCTCGTCACGATGTTCGAGCTGACGGCACTCGCCTGGGTGCTCGCGATGGCCGTCGGCATCGTGCTGGCACTGGTGCGGATGACGAATAGCCGGGCCGCCCAGGTCGCCGTCGCAGCGTATGTCGAGTACCACCAGAACGTGCCCATGCTCGTTCAGATCTTCCTGTGGTACTTCGGCATCGCGTCGATGCTTCCCGCCGAAACCCAGCAGTGGGTCAACCGGCACGGGAGCGAATTCCTGTTCGCCTTCATCGCCGTCGGGCTGTGCATGGCGGCGTACATGTCTGAAGCGCTTCGCGGCGGCATCCGCTCGATCCCGAAGGCGCAGCTGGAAGCGTCGCGGGCACTGGGACTGACGTATCTGCAGGCGTTCCGGCTCGTCATCCTGCCCCAGGCCCTGCGCGCGGCACTGCCGACGCTCGTCAGTTACACGGTGCTGCTGTTCAAGAACACCAGCCTTGCGATGGCGATCGGCGTGGCAGAGCTGACCTATGCGACGCGGGAGATCGAGAGCCAGTCCTTCCGGACCGTGGAGGTGTATTTCTTTGCGTCGCTCGTCTATCTGGCGGTCTCGCTGCTGATCATGTTCGCCGGCTCCGCCTTCGAAAACCGTTACCGGATGAAGACGAGGTAA
- a CDS encoding amino acid ABC transporter permease, producing MGDILMILRDYGTLLLIGQYPNGPLGGVVITFLLAVLGIALAFPLGVALALARTGQIAWLRRTAAAAIAVVRGVPLVMFIFWVYFFWPLLIGRTVSGFTTMLVTLVIYQAAYLAEIVRAGIEGLPKGQMEAARAVGLSHLQASFKVILPQATYNMLPSLISQFVSTIKETSLGYVISVNELTFAANQINSSLLTMPFQVFAILAAIYFVMCFSLTQLARHVERRIARKRAGVTKVAERVSVVPATPVTAD from the coding sequence GTGGGCGACATTCTGATGATTCTGCGCGATTACGGCACGCTGCTCTTGATCGGGCAATACCCGAACGGCCCGCTCGGCGGCGTCGTGATCACTTTCCTCCTTGCCGTGCTGGGCATCGCGCTGGCCTTTCCCCTCGGCGTCGCGCTTGCGCTGGCCCGCACCGGGCAGATCGCGTGGCTGCGGCGCACCGCGGCGGCAGCGATCGCCGTGGTGCGCGGGGTGCCGCTGGTCATGTTCATCTTCTGGGTCTATTTCTTCTGGCCGCTGCTTATCGGCAGGACGGTGAGCGGATTCACGACGATGCTCGTTACGCTGGTGATCTACCAGGCTGCCTATCTGGCCGAAATCGTCCGCGCCGGCATCGAGGGACTCCCGAAGGGACAGATGGAGGCGGCACGCGCCGTGGGGCTGAGCCACCTGCAGGCGAGCTTCAAGGTGATCCTGCCGCAGGCGACCTACAACATGCTCCCGTCCTTGATCAGCCAGTTCGTATCCACCATCAAGGAAACCTCGCTGGGCTACGTGATCAGCGTCAATGAACTGACCTTTGCCGCGAACCAGATCAACAGCAGCCTGCTGACGATGCCCTTCCAGGTGTTCGCGATCCTTGCGGCGATCTACTTCGTCATGTGCTTCTCGCTGACGCAATTGGCACGTCACGTCGAACGCCGGATCGCCCGGAAGCGGGCGGGCGTAACCAAAGTGGCCGAGCGAGTGTCCGTCGTCCCCGCGACGCCGGTGACGGCCGACTGA
- a CDS encoding amino acid ABC transporter ATP-binding protein, which yields MIAFENVNKWYGDYHALNDISAEIGRGEVVVLCGPSGSGKSTLIRTVNRLEEIQNGRIEFDGEDIHSRRLDLNKFRSHVGFVFQSFNLFPHLSVAENIMLAPVTVLKKKRNEARERALQLLARVGLAAKADAYPGQLSGGQQQRVAIARALAMDPPAMLFDEPTSALDPEMVGEVLQVMKSLARDGMTMMCVTHEMNFAREVADRVWFLDQGRIVESGSPAEFFSNPQSDRAKKFLSDLRSH from the coding sequence ATGATCGCCTTCGAGAACGTCAACAAGTGGTACGGCGACTATCACGCGCTCAACGACATCTCCGCCGAAATCGGCCGCGGTGAAGTGGTGGTTCTTTGCGGCCCTTCCGGCTCGGGCAAGTCGACCCTGATCCGCACCGTCAATCGCCTCGAGGAGATCCAGAACGGGCGAATCGAATTCGACGGCGAGGACATCCATTCGCGGCGACTGGATCTCAACAAGTTTCGCAGTCACGTCGGCTTCGTGTTCCAGAGCTTCAATCTGTTTCCGCACCTGTCGGTGGCGGAGAACATCATGCTGGCCCCCGTCACCGTGCTCAAGAAAAAGCGCAATGAAGCCCGCGAGCGGGCCCTGCAACTCCTCGCCAGAGTTGGCTTGGCGGCCAAGGCCGACGCTTATCCCGGACAACTGTCCGGCGGGCAGCAGCAACGCGTCGCGATTGCGCGGGCGCTGGCAATGGATCCGCCGGCGATGCTCTTCGACGAGCCGACGAGCGCACTCGACCCCGAAATGGTCGGTGAAGTCCTGCAGGTGATGAAGTCGCTCGCACGCGACGGCATGACGATGATGTGCGTGACCCACGAAATGAACTTCGCCCGCGAGGTCGCCGACCGGGTGTGGTTCCTCGATCAGGGCCGCATCGTCGAGTCCGGGAGCCCCGCCGAATTCTTCTCCAACCCCCAAAGCGATCGGGCGAAGAAGTTTCTCTCCGATCTGCGCTCCCACTGA
- a CDS encoding aminotransferase class V-fold PLP-dependent enzyme yields the protein MDKPKGEFFPDALQREIKDRFHYVDHDPNGRARLFFENAGGSLRLKAAVEAVARIDAIPDCPERIHEIAVYLQDIQVAGAADVRTMLNAKGGTVYASLTASGAMFDLVRAVAENVPGDNMVTTVLEHPSSFDAMTLYAQRTGKALRVARSNPTTGGIDVEEVVGLIDQGTCLLSVMYASNISGAKIDIEAIVRRAREINPDLYVIVDAVQHAPHGLIDLQRTPVDAINIAPYKFFGCRGSGLSWLSDRAAVLPHHKLAGKKPDFWDLGSAAPWQFAVITEITNYVCWLGSQFSDSQDRRTLYACGIDRIALHERALLARLLDGTDGRAGLRAIPGVKVFLDYEDLSKRDLIVAIALDGLEHTQAVREYERRGVIVYERVASSIYSRRMLESFGLEGAVRVSPIHCHVPTDIDRFLEITREISEAFTVAEAG from the coding sequence ATGGACAAGCCCAAGGGCGAATTCTTCCCCGACGCATTGCAGCGCGAAATCAAGGATCGCTTCCACTACGTCGACCACGATCCGAATGGCCGTGCGCGGCTTTTCTTCGAGAACGCGGGGGGCTCCCTGCGTCTGAAGGCCGCGGTAGAGGCGGTCGCGAGAATCGACGCGATCCCGGATTGCCCTGAACGGATCCACGAGATCGCGGTATATCTGCAGGACATCCAGGTCGCGGGCGCCGCCGATGTGCGCACGATGCTGAATGCGAAGGGCGGCACCGTCTATGCGTCGCTGACCGCCTCCGGCGCGATGTTCGACTTGGTGCGCGCCGTCGCGGAAAACGTGCCGGGCGACAACATGGTGACGACCGTGCTCGAACACCCCTCGTCGTTCGACGCGATGACCTTGTATGCGCAACGGACCGGCAAGGCGCTGCGCGTCGCGCGGAGCAACCCGACGACCGGCGGGATCGACGTGGAGGAGGTCGTCGGACTGATCGACCAGGGTACCTGTCTGTTGAGCGTGATGTACGCGTCCAACATTTCCGGTGCAAAGATCGACATCGAGGCCATCGTGCGGCGGGCGCGCGAAATCAATCCCGACCTCTACGTCATCGTCGATGCCGTTCAGCATGCCCCGCACGGCCTGATCGACCTGCAGCGCACGCCCGTCGACGCGATCAACATCGCGCCCTATAAATTCTTCGGCTGCCGCGGTTCGGGCCTTTCCTGGCTGTCGGATCGCGCCGCCGTGTTGCCGCACCACAAGCTTGCCGGCAAGAAGCCGGACTTCTGGGATCTGGGCAGCGCGGCGCCGTGGCAGTTCGCCGTGATCACCGAAATCACGAACTACGTCTGCTGGCTCGGCAGCCAATTCAGCGACAGCCAGGACCGGCGCACGCTGTACGCCTGCGGCATCGACCGGATTGCGTTGCACGAGCGCGCGCTGCTCGCACGCCTGCTCGACGGCACGGACGGCCGCGCCGGCCTGCGCGCGATTCCCGGCGTGAAGGTCTTCCTGGATTACGAGGATCTCAGCAAACGGGACTTGATCGTCGCGATCGCCCTCGACGGCCTGGAGCATACCCAGGCCGTGCGCGAATACGAGCGCCGTGGCGTGATCGTCTATGAGCGTGTCGCGTCGAGCATTTATTCGCGGCGAATGCTGGAGTCCTTCGGACTGGAAGGCGCGGTCCGCGTGTCGCCGATCCACTGCCATGTGCCAACGGACATCGATCGATTCCTCGAGATCACGCGGGAAATCAGCGAGGCCTTTACGGTAGCCGAGGCAGGGTAG